From Aegilops tauschii subsp. strangulata cultivar AL8/78 chromosome 5, Aet v6.0, whole genome shotgun sequence:
ctatggagtaatctagcaacgaggggaaggggagtgcatctacataccattatagatcacgatgcggaagcgttgcaagaacgcggatgaaggagttgtactcgtagcgattcagatcgcggttgattccgatctaagcaccgaagaacgatgcctccgcgttcaacacacatgcagcccggtgacgtctcccacgccttgatccagcaaggagagagggagaggttgggaagactccgtccagcagcagcacgacggcgtggtgttgatggaggagtgtggcaatcctgcagggcttcgccaagcaccgcgggagaggaggaggaagagggatagggctgcgccaagagagagaggTTCTCGTGCGTTGGGCTGCCCCTttgcctccactatatatagggggagagggagggctgcgccccacctagggttccctccctaggggtggcggcagcaccaatcccatctagggtggcggccaagaggggggagaggggggcgccactagggtgggccttaaggcccatctggacctagggtttgccccctcccactctcccatgcgccttgggccttggtggggggggggcgcaccagcccacctggggctggtcccctcccacacttggcccacgcagccttctggggctggtggccccacttggtggacccccgggaccctcccgtggtcccggtacattaccgataacactcgaaacttttccggtgaccaagacaggacttcccatatataaatctttacctctggaccattccggaactcctcgtgacgtccgggatctcatccgggactccgaacaacattcggtaaccacgtacatactttccctataaccctagcgtcatcgaaccttaagtgtgtagaccctacgggttcgggaaccatgcagacatgaccgagacgttctccggtcaataaccaacagcgggatttggatacccatgttggctcccacatgttccacgatgatctcatcggatgaaccacgatgtcggggattcaatcaatcccgtatgcaattccctttgtctatcgatatgttacttgcccgagattcgatcgtcggtatcccgataccttgttcaatctcgttaccggcaagtctctttactcgttccgtaactcacatcatcccgtgatcaactccttggtcacactgtgcacattatgatgatgtcctaccgagtgggcctagagatacctctccgtttacacggagtgacaaatcccagtctcgattcgtgccaacccaatagacactttcggagatacttgtagtgcacctttatagccacccagttacgttgtgacgtttggtacacccaaagcattcctacggtatccgggagttgcacaatctcatggtctaaggaaatgatacttgacattagaaaagctctgagcaaacgaactacacgatcttgtgttaggcttaggattgggtcttgtccatcacatcattctcctaatgatgtgatcccgttatcaacgacatccaatgtccatggtcaggaaaccgtaaccatctattgatcaacgagctagtcaactagaggcttactagggacatgctgttgtctatgtatccacacatgtatctgagtttcctatcaatacaattctagcatggataataaacgattatcatgaacaaggaaatataataataacctatttattattgcctctagggcatatttccaacagctctCCTCCTTTTCTTCAACCTCCTCTACTTCCATCTTTGGTTTCTTTGCTAGTTCTGTATCTTCATCAATTTCCATCATAATTTATCTTCTTCTATTTTGTCGTACTTAATTGGTTTTGCTGGTTTCTTTCCTTCCTCTTGATTCGCTTGAAGGTACCTCTCTTTATGCCTTTTCCTGACTCCATAAATGTATTTCCTTCTTTGTTCTGCTCCAATATAACCTTTATTGGCCCTTGAAAACCATGTTTTGCTTTTGTGATAGTGTCATTCTTCTCTTCAGCCTTACTTGATTCTCTTTTAGTTTTTTGCACCTTTCCAATGGGGTCTTGTATCACTATTCTGCTGAGATCCAGTCTTTTCCCCTCCCCTACTGCCTGATCCTCGCACTTTTAATTTGAGAGGACTTTCACTTCATTCCCATCACTCCTTCTTGGTCCTCTCTCATCATCTCCGCTTGGTATATTTCTTCGCCAGGACGATCCATCGCTTCCATGTTTGCTCCCCTTGTGACTGCACTATTGATTGGCCAGAATTTTCATTTATCACTTGAACCCCTACTTATTTCTTCGCTTGAGCTCCCCTCGTACAGATTTGCATGCTGCCATGGTCAAAATTGTCTAGACCTCGTTCTTCTAGATCTAGTTGGGCATGACTTTTCAGTATGTCCAATAATTCCAGAACTATAGCAGAAGTCGGGAGGATACTCGTATGTGAAGGAGACAATCTTTTCCTccctttctttctttttcttatttCTTTCGCCTCATCATCCCCCAAAAACCATTTGATCTTCCTGCTCTTGTTCTGCCTCATCCTCAATGAAGGTTGTTATAAATCTCATAATTGGGACAGTGATATCTAATCTCACTTTGATCCACATAAATGCGCCCATTGAATCACCATTAACGTCTAGGTCTACAACAATAACATCTCCAATTTGTTCACCTACTAAGTGTCCTGTCTCTTTGCTCATCATTCCCATTTGGGATGCCATAAGCTCTAACCCAGGTATGTATGGTCTTGAATTCATATTCATCTATGGTTCGAATTGGCACAAAATCTTCCATCACCAATAGGTCATTGTTAAATCTCCATGGTCCAGCATCTAGTGCCTTTTCCTTATCAGCCTTTTGTTGGAAGATAAATAGAAACCTATTCCTGCCCAAATATTTACAATCCACCCCACAATGGGCTCCAGAGTCCCCTACAGTTCTTCCCAGATGTTCAACCCTAGCAGGTCTCTCTGCAATAAGCTTGCCTACTGCCTGAAGCTTTCTCACCAGTGAGGAGCATGCTTGTTTCCTACCAATCCTGATCCCCTTCTTTTCCGCTTCAGAGAGTTGCAGGTTCTTCCCTTCACTCCTTCAAGGTATGTGGTCCTCAGGTCCCCCATTGCAGCTGATAGATGCTAGGTCAGCCGCTCCACCGCAGCCCCCTTCATGCCTCCAAATCTGGCGCCGCCACACACCACAACATGCTCCCAAAATCCTCTCTTTTCCTCACCAGGTTGTTCTAAATCGGATCTGGATGGGGCTCTCACACTTGCTGGGGGAGGACTGGAATCTATGCACGAGATGGTGTGAAGGAGAATCAGGGCGATTTTGTGTTTGTTTCGTGGAAAACGAATGGGGATTGAGCGGCAAGGGTTACCGACAGGGACACGCACTGAGTCGCCACACTGTCGCCAGAAGCAGCAAGAAACACCGTCACACGTGTAGGGGGAAATGAAGTTGTGAAGCTTGAAGATTGATGAAGTCATAAGACGCCTTGTTATACCGTGTGTATTTTGCTTTTATTTGTTCTATGAAATGATACGTAGAAAAATGACAAAGTCTGAGGTCTTTTCCGTAATTCGGTCCagcagagcagagcagagcagctTAAAGAAACGCGAGACGGTGGATAGGATAAGGCGAGCCATTAGGCGCGTGAGACGGCGAACCCCAGCGACCAGCAGCGCAGCGCAAGTGAGCCATGCTAGCCTCGCCGGCGCTCGCCGGCGCCACCCACTCCTTCCCGGCCTTCGTGTCGGGCAGCCGCGGCATCCACCTCCCGTCCGTGTCCGCGCCCTCGCACTCGCCGGCGCGGCGGGCCGCCCTGGTCGTCCTCGCCAAGGCCAAGGTGTCCACGCCCAATGCCGACCGCATCGCCCGCCACGACCGCCTCCGCAAGAAGGTACTACCAGTGAACCTCCGGCACGAAGATTGGGCTTCGTTGTTTTCTTGTCTCTTTGCCAATGCGCGGCGATTTGTTTGATTGCAAGTATGGCGCGCCTGCTCTCTCTATGGAGTTGATAGGGCAATGCCATGCCGTTGAAGCGTTTGAGGAAATGTCTTTAGTTTGTTTCGGCAGTAGCTTCTTTAGTTGCTGAACGTCTGCAGTATGTCCGATTGGCCACTTGAGCTCCTGTTGATGCATCTAGTTAGTTTTACAGAGAAGTATTTGTACCAATGGCTGCCACTGGATACAAGCAGAGTCAAGGGATTGCAATGTAGCGAGCGCATCTATAAAAGGGCATGCCACTTGTATCTAATCCCATGCCAGCTCAGATTCTGGGTGAGATTGGTGATGTAGAAGAGAGATGGTTAACTTCTATGTTGCACTAGATGCAAGCTTAGGCACACATATCAAGTATTTGACACAAAAATATATGCATCGGAAAACTTTGCACACGAACCAATTTAGAAGGATGGTTCAAAGGGTGACGAATGGTGTGATGTTTACACTGTACAAGCTTATGTTATTGTCAATGGAATCAGGACTTACATGGTCATTACACATTTTTCCTTTCAGGTTAGCGGCACCACAGAGAGGCCAAGACTCAGCGTTTTCCGCTCAAACAAGCATTTGTATGCTCAGGTGATCGACGATACAAAGTCGTGCACTCTGGCTTCAGCCTCAACAATGCACAAAGCTCTTTCAAAGGAGCTTGAGTACTCTGCTGGGCCAACAACTGTAAGTTGGTTTTGAGTTGTCATACCTTTTCATTTCATATTAAGCTAACATGGTCGCATAATATTTATCAACTTGTTTTGTGATCCTGCGCTCCCTTGCGTATATAAATGAAACTGTACAGTACTGTATACCATTTATTTTAACTGGCAGCACCTTTAGAAAAGAAATTTGTTCCAGTAAGGAATTACTGTCAAACTGGCTGTCTATTATACTTCCTATGTCATTTTTGTTTATAATAGAATTATCACCATGAGTCAAAGAAAATTCCATCCAATAATATGACTAAACCCAGGTTTGGTTAAACAATAAGAGATTTTGAGTGGTGGATCAACAAAGCGCCTCTCTCTGTTTCCCTAGTTATATGTGGGTAATGCGACTCTGGTTCATAAATAGAAGTTTGCCGTGGATGGTTCATGATTGTCCAATTGCTGGCATTGCGATGTTTTTCAATCAATCTAACAGCCATTCATCCACCAAGTCGAAGCCTACACTAGGTGAGATGATTGGACCCGTATTGGCAGGGAAGTAGCTTCTAGTTAGGCTATTGGAACTCTGATAATCCGAGGGAACATTGTAGTACTAACGAATCTCCGAAGAAAACTTACAGATGTCTGTGCTTTGCACTGAGGAAATAAAAGATGATTATAACCTGTGTGGTTGCTTTTGATGATTTTAGACATCTAGCTTTCCGATGATACACATGTTTTTGTGGGTTGTAGTCATAACATCTATGCTCTACAAGCCAATAAAGGCCCATGATGCTTTCTGGACAGTTGTTTTTACTGGTCTGTTGCAATATAGACAAAGATTAAAAAAAAACTTGCATCTGTAGTTGTTTCTTAATGAAAGGCTTATGCTTAGTTTCTGATGGGAGTTCAATGTTGTGGTGCTTGGTTTCCAGGAAGTGGCACAAAAGATTGGTGAAGTGATTGCCAAGTCCTGCTTGGAGAAAGGAATCACCAAAGTGGTCTTTGACCGAGGGGGTTTCCTCTACCATGGCCGCATCAAAGCTCTAGCCGATGCTGCTAGAGAGAACGGGCTTGAGTTCTGAATTTTCTGTTGATATTTTCAGGATCGCATGTAATATTCTCTTTTCTTTCCCGTTTATTGAACGAAGTTCTTTCTGTAGTCATTTGGGTTGTTCTGCAGACATGGCCCCTCCCCTCTTTAATGTTATCTGATCTTTGTATCAACATTGAATCAGCCTTGCAAATGGAAGATTCATTTTCTGTCTATTTCTGACACTTTGGTTTCTGCCCATGCGACCTTGCAAACCAGCACTTGGAAATGGAGTATTCAGTCTGCGAGCTTGGGCAAAATAACTAGGGATACTTTAGCAGCTTCCATGCTTtagtactactagtaggagtagatAACAGATACAGATGAGATGTCTATAAGCCTCTTTGTTATTGGCATGTCAAATCCTGATTACAGAATTAATAAGCACTACACAGTAATGCATCTCTGCTTGTTTCCTGAAACTAGATATATACATGGTGTACTCTGTCCGTGAATAAGTGTACTTCTATATTCAGTTCTAAGTCAAAAATTTAAAattttgaccaactttatagaaaaTAGAAGTAGCATATATGACATCAAATTGGTATACTGTGAAAGTACATTTCAAAACGAATCTAGTGATACTACTTTAATGCCATAAATGCTGCTACTTTTTCCTATAAATGCTGCTACTTTAATGCCATAAATGAAGATAACATCAATCCGCACCGTCCTCTTGGTCCCTGTCAATCATATCTGTGCATCATCTGCAGCAAATAGATACGAGTCGGGAGGAATTGCAAAAGGTGCCACATGTATTATCTAGATTAAAAAAATTAAGTAATCAGTAAATTGAGGAATGGGGCAAATGATCAACAAATCCAAGTAAACTGGGGGCTAATCATGTAATCCTAACTAAAAGGGAGCAAATGATCAAGTCCCCAAATAATGCGGGGCAAATGATCAAATCTCCTGACACCAAAAGGCAATATGCACCGACAATGGCTCGAAACACACCCTTCTGAAATGAGCATCAAGCCAAGTTTTAGCAAGGTTCATCTCCAACAATTAAAAGCACATCTTAGATATACATAGCTTACATAGTTGCCTTCTTATGAACAATCTCGGAATCAACATCTCCATCTAAGAAGGATTTCTTCATGTGTTTCTTTCCCTATTCTCATCATCATGGTCAGCCTCAAAATCATCTTCTGAATCATACACATGCGTACTCTTGCTACAACTTGTGCTGTTGTCATTCCCTCTTTCCTTCTGTACGCTTTTTACCACCCTTGAAAGCCTTCCTGTCGTTCTGAACATGAATGTCCAGTGCACTCTTCAGAATCCATCCTTCGCAGGTACAAGCTCCCCAGACTCCGGATCATTGTCTACTTGAGAACTCTTCTTCTGTCCAACCTCAGCATCTAGCCCAAGAGCAGCCCTCAGCGTCTCGAGCTTCTTCTCCTTGCGTGCTGCGACATGGTGGCTCTGCGTGCTCGTGAACCTGAGAAGAGTTTACCTTCTTGTCAGAAAGCATTCCCAATCTACCAACAGAAGATACAACACCCATGAACTGTAAAATAACAATACAGGAAACCAACATTGTGCTTGACTAGGAACAGCATAAAGCTATAAATTGTGATACTGAACCAAATCTTCAGGAGCCAATTCTGTTTTTGTTTTTAGTGGAAGCTAATTCTGTTTCCAATGTGAATATCCTCTAGCACTGCATGAAGAAATCAGATTAAAAACTTGCACATGAACGTATAACGTATTGTCAAATAATCTGCCACTAGCCTCCTTCTCAGATTACAGAAAAAAACATGAGCACTTAGATCGATACCCTTCCACCGGACGCGGCGCGGCAGTCTGCAGCTCGGCCTCCTTGCGCGCCTCCTCGACGCGCTCCTCGATCTCGCCTTCCGTGTAACCCAGCTCCTCGAGGGTGTCCCTCAGCTCGACCAGCCGCAGCTCCACCTGCCGCCTCCGGTCGTGCTCCAGGATCTCCTTGTTCAGCTTCCTCATCCCGGCGGCGCCGTCGTCGTGGCTGTGGGCCTTGGGCGGCGGGCCGCCGGTCCGGGGCTGGATGAAGAACTTGTTGGTCTGGACGTGCCCATTCGTGCCGGACCCGCGCGCCGTCTGCAGCCCGATGCCGTTGTACATGGCGGCGACGGTGGTTCGGCGGTTCAGGCGAAACCCTATGCTTCGAGCGAGTTGGGCTCGATCCCAACTGTAAGACGACGGGACGAGGCGAGAAGAGGAGTGGGCCTGATTTTATTTTTACCCAGACGAGTTCGAGACGGTGTCTGATTCGGATGGGCCTAAAGAAAAAGATTCGGGTGGGCCCTGTACGTGTGTGTGTACAAAGGATtctactaaatcaaaacaaatctCGGATTTTAAATGTTCCGAGATCTTAGACCCGGCAATTCTCGAAGCTTTGGCTTGTCGTGAAGCCCTATCTCTTGCCTTGAATCTCCCCCTCTCACATGTGATCATAGTCTTGGAATGCAAGGGTGTGGTGGATGACTTGAAGGAAGGCAAGAGAGGCAAATATGCAAGCATTATCAAGAAGATTATAGTAACATCAAGGCAATTTGAGAGATGCTCCTTCATCTTCGAAGGACGTGGCACCAATATTGAGGCACATAGTCTCGCTAAGCACGCTCTAGGACTTTTGGTTGGACGTCATATGTGGCTCCTTAATACTCCGGACATAAATTGTATCCCCATGAACCTTGTTTATGATCATTAATGAAGAGTGTAGTTAGAATTaaaaatatactccctccgtcccataatataagaacgtttttcaaGTTAACATAGCTTGAAAATCGTGCTTATAttacgggacggagggagtactaaataaAAACAAATCCCCCTAAGAAAACTAAATAAAAACAATTTTCtcaagaaaaataaataaaaataatcgtgtctaaaaaataaataaaaaactaaaacaaaaactaaataAAACAATTCTCTCAAAAAAGCAATAAAAACAAATTACGCTAAAAAATATACCATTGTCTTGTTGTTTTTCTTGTTTCAGAAGGTATTTTCAGATATTTTAAAGGATTTCAAGTTGGGTACATTTCTTACTCAAAAAATAATAATTGGCACTCCCTCCaa
This genomic window contains:
- the LOC109751744 gene encoding pre-mRNA-splicing factor CWC21; this encodes MYNGIGLQTARGSGTNGHVQTNKFFIQPRTGGPPPKAHSHDDGAAGMRKLNKEILEHDRRRQVELRLVELRDTLEELGYTEGEIEERVEEARKEAELQTAAPRPVEGFTSTQSHHVAARKEKKLETLRAALGLDAEVGQKKSSQVDNDPESGELVPAKDGF
- the LOC109751748 gene encoding large ribosomal subunit protein uL18c, which encodes MLASPALAGATHSFPAFVSGSRGIHLPSVSAPSHSPARRAALVVLAKAKVSTPNADRIARHDRLRKKVSGTTERPRLSVFRSNKHLYAQVIDDTKSCTLASASTMHKALSKELEYSAGPTTEVAQKIGEVIAKSCLEKGITKVVFDRGGFLYHGRIKALADAARENGLEF